A stretch of the Neodiprion lecontei isolate iyNeoLeco1 chromosome 4, iyNeoLeco1.1, whole genome shotgun sequence genome encodes the following:
- the LOC107216711 gene encoding interferon-related developmental regulator 2 translates to MPGKGSKKRSSAHGGKRAELMSDDDSINNDACSVASGQSDSRSVMDDGNFNDNEVDEIAQQEALEEKLKEAIDGLTQKCAKSRTTCFNGIEKAFTMKYIPDFVEDRKMTITDSIERALKKGRGDEQSAAARLASLLCVQLGAFDSAEIIVKDLKTVLISTANNKSISPTARAECYWTLSMMQFLSGNDAADTIEIMQLLLTAFYDSASADLTALQATILSAWTLLLTLMASSDVHNLISSSNTTDSYMLSLNQIRELLESAHLELRLAAGDALAVIFELGRDYSEEDEIFWAIDLIAILKDLATDSNRHRAKKDRKQQKASFRDILRYIVEDEFPELQIKFGHETLYLEDWCTRVQYTACCRLLGPGLNIHLGENKLLREIFNLGDRVMAPQSSQRRATKQQRNLLNAAAFKARTRQRNKNRDKRSATLAS, encoded by the exons ATGCCAGGAAAAGGAAGCAAAAAGCGATCGTCAG CTCATGGCGGAAAAAGGGCTGAGCTGATGTCTGACGACGACTCGATTAACAATGACGCTTGTAGCGTTGCTAGCGGTCAGTCGGACAGTCGCAGCGTGATGGATGATGGTAACTTCAACGACAATGAGGTGGATGAAATAGCTCAGCAAGAAGCGCTAGAGGAAAAGCTGAAGGAAGCGATCGATGGTCTAACTCAGAAGTGTGCCAAATCAAGAACAACATGCTTCAACGGCATAGAAAAGGCCTTCACTATGAAATACATTCCAGACTTTGTGGAGGACAGAAAAATGACAATCACCGACAGCATAGAACGAGCCCTCAAGAAGGGACGAGGCGACGAACAATCTGCTGCTGCTCGACTTGCTAGCTTACTATGCGTTCAACTTGGAGCTTTTGACAGTGCCGAAATAATAGTCAAGGATCTCAAGACTGTTTTAATATCTACTGCCAACAACAAGTCTATCTCACCAACTGCCAGAGCTGAG TGTTATTGGACCCTCAGTATGATGCAATTTTTATCAGGCAACGACGCTGCAGATACAATCGAAATTATGCAACTACTTTTGACCGCATTCTACGATTCTGCTTCCGCTGATCTTACTGCCCTGCAGGCAACAATTCTCTCAGCATGGACACTTCTTTTGACGCTTATGGCATCTTCAGATGTTCACAACTTGATTAGTAGTAGTAACACAACGGACTCCTACATGCT ATCACTGAATCAGATACGGGAATTACTGGAATCTGCACATCTGGAACTACGCCTAGCAGCCGGCGATGCTTTAGCAGTAATATTTGAGCTTGGGCGCGATTACTCGGAGGAAGACGAAATATTCTGGGCAATAGATCTTATCGCAATTCTCAAGGATCTAGCAACTGATTCAAACAGGCATAGAGCCAAGAAAGATCGCAAACAACAGAAGGCCAGTTTTAGAGACATACTGCGGTACATAGTG gAGGATGAGTTTCCAGAGCTACAAATAAAGTTCGGACATGAAACTCTCTATTTGGAAGATTGGTGTACCCGAGTTCAGTACACCGCTTGTTGTCGCCTCCTTGGCCCCGGTCTCAATATTCATTTAGGGGAAAATAAGCTTCTCCGcgagatttttaatttgggAGATAGAGTCATGGCACCGCAATCATCACAAAGGAGAGCGACCAAACAGCAAAGG AATCTTTTAAATGCCGCTGCGTTCAAAGCACGGACAAGGCAGCGCAACAAAAACCGGGACAAACGCTCTGCTACTCTGGCTTcctaa
- the LOC107216801 gene encoding uncharacterized protein LOC107216801 gives MSKGCWKFDGNDQALYIDIEEDSDDVRQRTVYSCWNDLPDILLEEIFSYLTIRERYYASLVCKSWYHAFKLQRVWSLFVLEDRTLTRGKFNYYSGWEYVLDHMRTSMCLNKVGKNFRTLIFEPMLNFYNLFEFMNMISWYTEKQGSDNTSVAGVGTLIRRLKFTFPCNMANRDDHERIRVFGTGGKLLEALKRLMGNLANLRCLELIDLMLDNREAIHLLDEVCTGCTETLSKLVLINATRNRCPLLHVGVFLNLNILVISPQNLHEDVIELLGYTKLRHLHILQNRYSPVDSTVQLPKIDAWRKMKANNPHLLVHFELESSKPTDFALPVDVALQDGAIPCYSIVMDNPNTKHSAFTLTTHGAYFESTLRVYAFKGLSRYYQHKNFSKRLDEALVRFCKSCPNLHTLMVRDKISTATILQIVKTAKNLRCLFVRRNVILKRFDGAWSKMNNWTPEHYQWLKINSRSYEDTEKEVSKVLGYRWHMLSEKEFKNQQLNIYT, from the exons CGCTTTACATCGATATCGAGGAGGATTCAGATGATGTGAGGCAAAGAACAGTATACAGCTGTTGGAACGATCTTCCAGACATTTTGCtggaagaaatattttcctatTTAACAATACGCGAGCGTTACTACGCCTCGCTTGTTTGCAAGTCATGGTACCACGCATTCAAATTGCAAAGAGTATGGTCGTTATTCGTGCTGGAAGACAGAACACTGACACGTGGAAAATTCAACTACTACAGTGGATGGGAGTATGTTCTGGATCACATGCGCACCTCGATGTGCCTCAacaaagttggaaaaaatttccggACCCTCATCTTTGAGCCGATGCTGAATTTCTACAATTTGTTTGAATTCATGAATATGATATCTTGGTACACCGAGAAGCAAGGGTCTGACAACACCTCTGTCGCTGGTGTTGGTACATTGATCAGACGATTAAAGTTTACATTTCCATGCAACATGGCCAACAGAGATGATCATGAAAGAATCAGGGTCTTTGGAACTGGAGGAAAATTACTTGAAGCTCTGAAACGATTGATGGGAAATTTGGCGAATCTGAGGTGCTTGGAGCTGATTGACTTGATGCTAGACAATAGAGAAGCCATACATTTATTGGACGAAGTTTGCACAGGTTGCACGGAAACGTTATCCAAACTTGTATTGATAAACGCAACGAGAAACAGATGTCCCTTGCTCCATGTTGGTGTGTTTCTGAATTTGAAT ATTCTTGTCATTAGTCCTCAAAATCTTCACGAAGATGTAATCGAACTACTTGGCTACACAAAACTCCGACACTTGCATATTCTGCAAAATCGATACAGTCCTGTGGATTCAACAGTTCAGTTG CCAAAGATTGATGCATGGCGCAAGATGAAAGCAAACAATCCTCATCTGCTGGTTCACTTCGAATTAGAGAGCTCGAAACCCACCGACTTTGCTCTGCCTGTTGATGTAGCACTCCAAGATGGAGCCATCCCATGCTATAGCATTGTTATGGATAATCCAAACACTAAG CATTCAGCATTTACGTTGACAACTCACGGAGCATACTTTGAGTCTACTTTAAGAGTCTACGCATTTAAAGGATTGTCCAGATATTATcagcataaaaatttttccaaaagaCTGGATGAAGCGCTAGTTCGGTTTTGCAAATCTTGCCCGAACCTCCACACACTG ATGGTTCGTGATAAAATATCGACGGCAACAATTCTCCAGATTGTGAAAACAGCAAAAAACCTTCGCTGTTTATTTGTTAGACGAAATGTGATACTGAAAAGATTTGATGGAGCCTGGTCAAAGATGAATAATTGGACACCAGAACATTATCAATGGCTAAAAATAAACAGCCGAAGTTATGAAGACACTGAGAAAGAAGTATCGAAGGTATTGGGATATCGATGGCACATGCTTTCagaaaaagaattcaaaaacCAACAGCTCAATATTTACACATAA